The following proteins are co-located in the Carassius gibelio isolate Cgi1373 ecotype wild population from Czech Republic chromosome A9, carGib1.2-hapl.c, whole genome shotgun sequence genome:
- the LOC128020220 gene encoding protein reprimo A-like has protein sequence MNATFNQMDSGIFSNRTEEILLCCNLSSVVTDNGFTATAPDERSLFIMRIVQIAVMCVLSLTVVFGIFFLGCNLLIKSEGMINFLVTDRRPSKEVEAVIVGAY, from the coding sequence ATGAATGCTACATTTAACCAAATGGACAGCGGAATCTTTTCCAACCGGACTGAGGAGATCCTCCTGTGCTGTAACTTGTCGTCGGTGGTGACGGATAACGGCTTCACGGCGACCGCCCCGGATGAGAGGAGTCTCTTCATCATGAGAATAGTTCAGATAGCGGTGATGTGCGTCCTCTCCCTCACCGTAGTCTTCGGGATCTTTTTCCTTGGCTGTAACTTGCTGATCAAGTCAGAAGGGATGATCAACTTTTTGGTAACAGACCGGAGACCTTCCAAAGAGGTAGAGGCGGTCATCGTGGGCGCGTACTAG